In one Dreissena polymorpha isolate Duluth1 chromosome 7, UMN_Dpol_1.0, whole genome shotgun sequence genomic region, the following are encoded:
- the LOC127838741 gene encoding uncharacterized protein LOC127838741, protein MLRILVCLVAVFGSSWQVTLPHGHELKVAIDQQFAALDLNHNGILEISELAAFGAKEDANHDGQVNLQEYMTFLNLPLEIGQPIFNVYDKDKDGFINQSFLTEYYHLLDHNNDNSVSLHEYEQYISTFLACVFGADHGGHGHGPNCDH, encoded by the exons ATGTTACGTATTTTAGTCTGTTTAGTCGCTGTCTTCGGCAGCTCTTG GCAGGTGACCCTGCCACATGGCCACGAGTTGAAGGTTGCAATTGATCAGCAGTTTGCAGCTCTGGATTTAAACCACAACGGAATTCTGGAGATTAGCGAGTTAGCTGCATTTGGCGCCAAGGAAGATGCTAACC ATGATGGACAGGTCAATCTTCAGGAATACATGACATTTTTGAATTTGCCACTTGAAATTGGTCAACCGATCTTCAACGTGTACGACAAGGACAAAGACGGCTTTATTAACCAGAGCTTCCTGACCGAGTATTACCATCTGCTGGACCATAACA atgACAACTCGGTTTCTTTGCACGAATACGAACAGTATATATCAACG TTTCTGGCTTGTGTGTTCGGAGCAGACCATGGTGGCCATGGCCACGGTCCCAACTGTGATCACTAG